AATCTAACAAAggattctttcttttcatagtCTAAACAGGATGAAGATATTTCTGCCAGCCGTTTTGAAGATAATGAAGAGCTGAGATACTCATTACGATCAATAGAGAGGCATGCCCCTTGGGTACGACACATTTTCATCGTCACTAATGGGCAGATTCCTTCCTGGCTTAACCTGGATAATCCTCGGATAACCATAGTGACACATCAGgtaaaagccaaacaaaaaaaacctgccaaaaacctgaaacaaacaaaaataccagcATGAAAGTGCTACTAGTAAAGATTCTATGTTTGTTTCTAAGTTATGCCCTTTCAGCTAAAGGCTGCATTTATTTGGAAGGTAGAAGTGACCACCTCTTCCCTGTCTCATCCATGGTTTTGTTAAACCCCAGTATGCCATTGTATTTTGGTTAAGCAGATAACTGAAAATGTATGAAGCCTTCATTTAGTCTTCTCCCAAATACTGAGATTTAAGCTAACGTATACCCATGTCTAATTTCCTTATAAAGTCTACTTATAAAAAACCTGGGCAGAGGAAAATGCAATTTGAATACAAAACAGTCTCTCAGAACTACTAACAACCTAATAAGCTTGTGTTGAGACAGGATGGATTACAATTACCAGAACTGAGATGATGGTTGCAAAAACAGTAGCTGTGTATTCtaaaaagcttattaaaaaagagaaagggaatcCTGCAAGCTTCCTGAATAAGTGAAACAAACATACTCTAGTAGCTTCTTATTACAAATTTGGGAGTAATTTTGGTATCTGGACATGCCATAGGAGCCCTGAGCAACCTAAGTAGTAACAAGATACTAATTCAACTTCTGTCGCTGTCTGCTTGTGAGGTTACttgaaagagatgaaagaatCCTGGCTTTTTGAATGTTGGAACCTGTTCAACTGGCATGAAATTTTGTGCAGCCTGTACTGCATGGGAagtataaatatgtatatataaatatgggCCTGATCCAGTGGCCAGTGAAAGAGAAGTCTGTGTCTTTGTATTAAGCCAGGTGCAGTTTCTTAGTTAAGCAGCAGACGTGAAAATGGTTTTATGTGGGAAAATGAGATAGCAAaaggtttgttggggttttttttgctaaaatgtttttacttttttgtctttcatttcttttcttgttcctgataaatctctttttttgagTAGATAAATATCAAATATATCTGATGTGCCTGTACTtttatggtttggggttttttatttatttttgccttctgaaactgtttggggttgttggggctttttttttttcttttttttttttttttaggaaatatttcagaatgtgAGTCACTTGCCTACCTTCAGTTCACCAGCTATTGAAAGTCACATTCATCGTATCAGTGGTCTCTCTCAGAAGTTTATCTATCTCAATGATGATGTTATGTTTGGGAAGGATGTTTGGCCTGATGATTTTTACAGTCACTCTAAAGGTCAAAAGGTAAGCCAttgtgaaaggatttttttaccAGAAGTAGATGTAAAACTTTTCTATGctaatataataaaaatcaaagaaatgccactttcagaaggaaagcaaatataAGATTTGCTTTCACTCCCCCTTTTACCTCTAAAGGTTCATTATTCTGAACTAGACAATTGTTAGCAAAGGTACAAGGTGGGGAGggctctgtcttttttttttttttttttttttgtatgtgtgctGCGTTGATGTTTGGGTTGCCTGACTACTTTTATTCATAGTCACTCACAGGTTTCTGGTGGTGTAATGGTTCTTCTGTCAGGCTTCATGCTTTAGTTTATCAGTGTCATTCTCTAATTCTTCCATCTTCCTGTTGAAGCACTGGTAAGACTGATGTGATGTTTGACAGCTGTCAGTCTTCCATCCCTTGtaaattttttgctttatgggaaataaacagaaatcaatTCTTCCATAGGAGCACTGAGGTCAGGTGACATTCAAACTGATCTAATATTTAAGTTTATCATTAATTACTGCTGTTCCAGACACCCAGAATATCTTTTCCTCAATCTATATATAATCATATATATAATTGTTTACTAAAAGATACATTGTGGCATGATCATGAACATCAAGTAACTTAGTCTTTCAACAGACTTACTATCAACAACTGGGGTTAAGCAAGAAAAGCAGGCTGAGGACACATTAGCAATAGTCATGCATAAAGACTCTGGTTACCAGCAGAGTTTTAATCCATCAGCTTGATCTGCAAGAGCGACatggaggaaaacagatttatatttattattgatATTAAAGCAGTAAGTGCACAAGACACTAGAGACCAGTGAATAAAACACTTCATGCAGGCAGGTGTGCATGCTTGTGTACACACACAGAAGGGCTGTACAAAATTAGTTTAAGCTACCCTAAAATTACTGTTTCAATACTTGAGGACGTTAGAAGGCTTTTAgttgttttaaatctttaagGATGTAGGCACATAACTGCAAAATCGTCTTGTTAgcacatttcttttgttcttcagttaTTCTTCTCAGTTATGATGACGCTTAGATGCGATGTTGTTTGTGATAACCTGATCAGTAGGAAATGTGCTGCTAAAATCTTGAAACAGTAAGGCCTAAAGGAAAATGTGTGTGGTTTTTAATGCCTCCCCAGTTGAAAATACGCACACCCACACACTTTTTTTATCTTGGCAATTCTTAGAATTATTTAAGTTATAGAGGATCAGATGCTTCAGGGATTATGTTCAACATGTGCTTCTTATCTCATGACTGGTTAGtaatgaagaaacattttgagtCAGGAGAACAAGTGAACTGCAGAGCTATTTCAGAGTTTAAGTCCCCTCTTCTTATctgataaaagataaaatattaatttgcattGGAATATGGTTTGAGGAAGTGGATTTGGGAAGTCTTGCTTTCTATTTCTGGCTATTGCTGCCTTGCTGTATGGCCTCGGGAATTCATCAGTTCACTGGTAACATTAACTTCACAGGTGATAGGGTTTAAATGCTGTTTGTAAAGTTTTGTGAATTCTTAAGGCACTATACACAGGGAGGCGTTATTTTAAGTCTCTGTATTCCAAGAAACAAGCTCAGTTGACTTCTATTTGCCAGTCCTTGTCTCAGACTGTAATGTCGTTCCAGGTTTACTTGACTTGGCCTGTGCCAAACTGTGCTGAGGGATGTCCTGGCTCATGGATTAAAGATGGGTACTGTGACAAAGCCTGTAATAACTCAGCGTGTGATTGGGATGGAGGTGATTGCATTGGTAAGACAGTAATGTTAAATTTAGAAGtgaactgtttgttttttcttacaagaATAATTCTGTAATTTATCAATCCTCTGTAACtataaaatttgctttatttgataataaaaaaaagttggcaTACAGATGTAAACCTTATTTCCTGCAAATGAcaaatttctgtggaaaattaCAGCAGAGAGTAGAGTATATGAAAAACTTACTTTGGGTGCCAAATTTGACTAGATGAAAGGAAGGTATTTGAAATTCaagttgttgttattattatttatgatagatattctattaaaaatgttttatatattttaaaatatattatttggaCTCAGAATCCAAATACTCACAGGACTGTGAATCTGGACCATTAGTTCCTACATCGAATTTTCAGGACAGCAGGGTAGGAAAATGAAGTGATACTTCTGGATTGAGGAAGAGATACCGCTAGGATGCTGTCAAATCAAGAGTGCAAGAGACATAGTAGATCAGTTTTCTGGCTGCCTTTTTGAAGTTAAGACAAAATATGTTGGAACTTTTGTTGCAATTTTAAGTTGGTTCCTAAACTTCTACAGTGAGATTGTGCACACTATAGATTTTACACTAATTCACAGAGGTCTAGTTAGTGTTTGCCCCACTTTCATTTCACCAGTGATAAATAAGGTTTTTGACTCTTCAGTGTAACTTCAATAGTGTGGCTTAAAATATGCCTTTCCTCAGAAATAAGGATTGCAAATGAGTGacggtttttttgtttttcttttgtctcccTGTAGGTAACAGTGGGGGTAGTCGCTATGTTGCTGGTGGAGGTGCAGTTGGAGGTATCGGGAATGGACCACCATGGCAATTTGGTGCAGGAATAAGTGGTGTTTCATACTGTAACCAAGGCTGTGCTAATTCCTGGCTAGCAGACAAATTCTGTGATCAGGCCTGCAATGTCCTCTCCTGTGGATTTGATGCTGGTGACTGTGGCCAGGGTATGTAAAATACATTGCCGATAAACTTTCTGTAGGGATTCTCTTGAATTGCGTGATCTTTTCGGTTCATCGCTACTCTCAGATTGGGCTAAAGTGCCCTGTACAGTTGTGGAAAAGAGCTGctagcagctgaagaaaaaagatgcttCTTGTATTCATTAATCCAAACCTGAATCAATATTATATGCtgctttatttaataaaacCGTTATTGAACAAGCATGGGTGGAGTGCTTGATACTCTACAGAGCAGCGAGCATCAAACTTCTTGCCCCAGGAGGCTTGTATTTTAAACAGGGAAATTACATTTCAGCTATGCAAACAGTCTTTACCCAAATAGAGCTGATTTGATGATGCCCATAATGGTTAAGAAATTTAAAGAACCTCTCTGATGCTGGCAGCACGAGTTCAAGCCTGGCTCTGGGCTCTTGCCAAAGGCTACTTTCAGTCACCTGTCAAGTTGTCTCTGAAGTTTATTTTGATACGAAAGACTAGCAGGAGTGAATGAAGTGATTGAGAGTGCTGTCTGCTATAGGCAGGGgagcagaaatggaagaatttgGCCTGTTTGGAAGAGTAGAGGCTCCCTTGCATCTCAGCTCAGACAAATGCATTACTGGCAATTCTGTTGCTGGCAGTGAGATTTTGTTCATGTGAGAGTTGACAGATAATCTGTCTTCTGCTGTGGGAGGGAGAAGTTCGATTCAGCATATCTGATTTTGGAAGTTTCAAATCAAGATGCAATGCAGTAGTGAAACCAAGTGCTGTAACATTAGTCTACTAAAATGTGGCCAAAATGGGGCCTGTTTCTTATGACCGATACAAAAATTTTAAGTGACATGTAATAATGAGCTGCTTAGGCTTTTCAGGTAGAGACTGAAAGAGGGATTAATTAAACTGGCTTTTAGAATTACCACTGAAATGTCTAGCAGCTTTATATGTCTGAGTATGGTCTAGTCATTAATTATTAAAGATAGGTGAGCAAGAAACTAGAAGCTACAGTAAGTGTTCTTTCACAAAGCTGTCTTTCTACTAATTAGTGAATCTAGCTGGGCGTATTACAGTTAAAAAAGACTAAAAGATAGGTGTCACAATGCAAACTgacaaatttttttgtttctttgttttttccagatcaCTTTGAAGAGATGTACAAAGTGACACTTCAGCTTAATCAGACCTACTATGTTATTCCCAAAGGAGAATGTCTGCCCTACTTCAGCTTCGGTGAAATAGCCAAGAAAGGAATTGAGGGTTCGTATAGTGATAATCCAATTATCCGACATGCTTCAGTTGCTAACAAATGGAAGACTATCCACCTCATAATGCATAGTGGCATGAATGCAACTGTGATCTATTTTAACCTTACGTTTCTAAATAAAAACGATGAAGAGTTTAAAATGCAGGTAGCTATTGAAGCTGATACTAGAGAGgaaccaaaactgaacacaactTCCATGCAAAAAAACAactctgattttaaaactgtaacttCAGTACCAGAAGCTGAAATGATATTTGAGGATATTCCTGAAGAAAAACGCTTTCCGAGAGTCAGGAGACATCGCAATGGCACAAAAGAGATTCTACATGAAGAGGTGATAATACCATCAGTAAACGTGTCTCTCCTTCCTGAAGATATTCAGCTAGCACTGCAGAACCTGGACTTAAAACTACTAAATGGTGATATCACTCAGAAAGGATTTAACCTATCCAAggctgctctcctgagacctTTCCAGTTCTTAACTACAGTAAAGAGTATTATAGGCCTGGAAAAGAAGGGCGTGCATAATCATTCAGAAGATCAGAAGAACCGTACTGGCTGGCAGAAGCCTTATAAAGATGTAAATtatggcaaaataaaaacaataaaaccaaatgaaGATGTTCCTTCAAGGCTTAAAGGAACAAAAGGGACTTTTGTGACAATTAACATAAATAAACCTCTTTACAAAGTAAAGCCTAAACCCACACTTCCTTCCCAGagcatgggaaataaaaatgaaactcgAGAAAAAGTATTGAATGCGCTCATGTTAAGGGAAACCCAGAAATCAAAACATACTGGGATTTTAGATACTGGAGAAGACGCACAGGgagtggaaggaggaaaaggacgTGTGCAGGTGGATACAAAAATAAGGGAGGGGATAGTGGGAAGAAAATTACAGTCTTATGCTGGAAGTTACCAAGGCTTTTTACcatgggagaaaaagaagtatttccaAGACCTTCTTGATGTGAGTGTATTAATATCATTGCTTAATTGCAATAGTTGCATCTTTCTGCATCTAGTGGAATAATGTTAATATGATCTGTAAATTTGGAATGTGTCTTGCCTTTCAGGCAAATACCgagatttttttgaaagctcCTTTTGACTTTTCACATAAAATCGAATTTGTTTATGATTTGGGCCTCTCTCTGAGCTAGGTGGTGAAAGGGAATAGAAATGGCTCTTCTGCTTTCTACTGCTGTTTTCTCGGAGTCactttttatttgttgtatGTTGGCACAGTGCTATTGTTCAGACATATATAGCACTACaacagaaaacttaatttttgttttgcttgcatttaTGCAAATATGGATCcagtctattaaaaaaatgtaaaaaatatgtataatgGTAAGTACTAGGgctctaaaaattaaattgaatgtCTGCCAACAAAACTGAATATCCAGACCATGTCAAGAAAACATGTAGGAAGCTTCCTCTGCTTCTAGCCAAAGCATTCTGGCAGAGTTTTGAAAACCTCTAGAAGAGAAGATACTGTGCTTCAGTTGGTAGCAACTGCTTTACACTACTCCAAATGGCAAAGAggctgtgctttttaaaaggctgctgctttctgtttcattctttctgAGATTGGATTTTGCATGAATCTTTATACTCATAGCATTTCTGTTTATCAAACGGGAATGAATAATCagcaaaaaaagagcaatattACAAATAAATCAGATAGCGAACAGGGACTGTGTGtgtgaggtgctggagcacaaATGTTAAGGAAGTGGGTGTTTTTTATAGACTACTTTTCCTCAAATCATGaacattttaaggaaaagattactttttgtcttttctttttaaagagagaactaaagaatatgaagaaaaatattcaaagcttctcttctcattttcaaatattggAAAGAGTTGGCACCTGgctgaaatgtcatttctttCCTATGTGTTCAATgtttttggtcttttttggTAATGTAACCTTGATTTATGCCTGTCCTGCTCTTTAGGAAGAAGAGTCGTTACTCAAACAAATGTCATACTTTACTGATGGTAAACATtttggaaggcagctgaaagaTACATTTGCTGATTCCCTTCGATATGTAAATAagcttttaaacagcaaatttGGATTTACATCTCGGAAAGTCCCTGCTCACATGCCTCACATGATTGACCGCACTGTTATGCAAGAGCTACAGGATATGTGAGTATGTCTTTGTTTGGCATAATGTAAAACTGTAGTTAATTCTGCCTTTCTGTTGATGCTTTGCTTATAGCTATTTCTAATATGTTGATGACTGCtcattaaaattgtattttgaaaaggGTAATAGGGAATTTATTACAACATGAATTGTGCTAAAATAAGGAGACTTCTCAGgacctttttaaaattctagatGAGAATTTGTTTTTAGGTAAGGAATGTTTTACATTAAGAAACTGGAGTACTAAATTAGTTTACATTCTTACACAGGTTTCCAGACGAGTTTGACAAGACATCGTTTCACAAAGTGCGGCACTCAGAAGATATGCAGTTTGCTTTTTCGTATTTCTACTATCTTATGAGTGCAGTCCAGCCACTGAACATTTCTCAGATCTTTGATGAGGTTGATACGGACCAGTCGGGCATTTTGTCTGATCGAGAGATTCGCACATTGGCCACGAGAATCCATGAACTACCATTAAGTTTGCAGGTACTCTTTCATTACTGGTAACTTTTAGAgtaacttcagttttaaagtccaaaactgttaaaataaaatgagtcaAATCTTTATTCTTGCTTATAGCATCTCTAACATTTGCCAATTCTTAAATTTTACCTGGAGGGTATAATGTTGTGTTCTACTTTATTGTTGTTATATAGAGTCAGTAATTGAGTTCTAGCAACATCAGAAAAATGGATCACTGGTGTCCAAGTTCAAGAAAGCGGTTAGTGTGAGTTTGTCTGAAAAGGTGTTCACAGGTAAAAACCACTGTGAAGAGTGGGATCCTGCTGTGCTTACTCTTGTTCTTGTACATAGTAAAAGACAGTCCTTGCCCTGAGGAACTTGTGGCCTGAAGAGGTGAGAGAAAGGGTAGCAAAAGAAGTCATACTAGTAAACACTATTACCACAAAGATtcacatttctgtgtttatgaGAACATGATAGAGACACGTGGTCTTTTAGAACTTAACACTGTTAGAGACAGTAGAAAACAAAGTGTACTATTTCTGCTTTACAGAGAGGAATTGgcacaaacaaataaaaatttgtttttgaaatagcaaataaaatcaTTGGCATAGCTGGAGCACAGCCCTACTTCAGCGTGTTCCTGACCTCTACTATAGTCAGAAAAcctttttcctgtcctttcagTTCActtgtctgtttgtttgcttgattTGGGATTTAATATGCCACTGCTGGTTTGGGAATTCTGTACTGTCCTGACATCATCAGTAAACATgtgtgttctgtttttaaatgaaaattactaAGCCATGCTTTATCTGGTCTCAATTCAACTATGCACTGAGCATTTCCTTTACTTCAGGCGTATGCTGAATATTAAGCCTTCTTTTTCTGACAGTAGCATGGAAATTTTTTATGTAGATAACATTAAATATGTTTGTGCACCCTGGACTTTTAGAATTATGTCAGTGACAAAAGaggattatcttttttttcccttctctttctatTAGGATTTGACCAGTCTGGAACAAATGCTAATAAATTGCTCTAAATCTCTTCCTGCCAACATCACTCAGATCCATGTCATTCCACCAACTCAGGAAGCATATTATGATCCCAATCTGGTAAGAAACGTTGGTCTTAATATGCTTGGCTTCTTTACTGAGCATAGATTTACTGTGCTTGAAAAGCTGGTTTGATTTCTACAAGGAAAGTATTTACaaattttttacttctgtgtaCGCGAAGCACGtgttataaaatgaaaattttacaaGCTACTTCCTAACTTATGAAgccatttatttccttcaaaaacagagaaaagctgaGCTTTAGAATGTTATATATGAGATTTAAAAAGTCATCCTTGTTAAGAAAACTCACTGAACCAAAAAGACAGTAAGCCCAATATCTCTCTGACTAGAACTTTCAAACCATCAGATGGACATCTGTAGAATAATTCTTCTGAATTTGAAGGCTTTAGACTAACTCCTTTTAACTTCCAAAGATGAGCTGAAGTTAAGAGAGAAGTGCAAactcctgcacctggggaggaacaaccctAAGCACCAGTATTATGCTGagggccacccagctggaaagcagcttggcagaaaatgaCCTGGcggtcctggtggacaccaaggtgaacatgagccaacagtgtgcTCTTGCGGCAAAGAgggccagtggtatcctgggctgcgttaggagtgttgccagcaggtcaagggaggtgatccttcccctctactcagtgctggtgaggccacacctggagttcTGGGTCCAGGCCTGGGCTTCTCAGTACAAGGGACACATGGATGTACTGGAAGGAGTCTGGTGAAGGGCCATGAAggtgattaagggactggagcatctctcttaggaggaaaggctgagagagccaGGACTGTTTAGTCTAAAGAAGAGTAGTCTCAAGGAGGATCTCATtgatgaatataaatatttgaagggaGGGCACAAAGgtgatggagccaggctcttctcagtggtgcccagtgacaggaccaggggCAATGGGCATAAACTGAAAACACGACATTTCCTCTAAACATTAAGACACTTTTTACTGTGAGGCTGACCAAGCACTGGTGCAGGTTGCTGATCTGTGgacagtctccatccttggagatactcaaaagccatctggacatagtcctgggcaactggcaCTATGTGGCCCTGCATAAGCATGCAGGTTGGTCCAGATAAGTtcccaaggtcccttccaacctaaacctttCTTCGATTCTGTGAAAATTGAGGTCTTAGGACTAGATGTTCCTTAAGGATTTAAGTccttaatttctattttagtggttaaattctcattaaaatctGCTGGAATTTAGGAATCTAGAATCTTTAGATGTGATACTAATACCTAGATTTCTTTTACAATGAGAATCCCTGCATCAACctatgcatttgaaaaaaaatgtatgcatgGTCTTTGCTAAATTGGTGACCTGGTGTTGTACAGCTTCAAACCAATGCTGtatcaaagcaaaaataattttgatgagTACTTATTATGAAGTGTTGGGTAGTAGAAGAGCATTATTGATCCCCAGCATGTGCAAATCATAGTACAGAGATCCACAATATGTGGGTAGATAAATGTATATGGACAtggactattttctttcttttttctttttctcccctctggaCACCTATCCTGCCTTGTATTCTTAGCAGGCTATGTtacaaggttttaaaaatattttcccccaaGTCTGAATTCCAGTGAAGTTACATGTACCAAATAAAACCATTCTGTCAGCCTGATTTGAAGAAATGGAAGTGTGAATTTGAGAATCCTGCACAGTCTGAGGACATTACATCCAGTGTAGCCTTACTTCATTTTGCCTCTTTATGACTCTCAATTCAGTTTGCAAAATTCTGTGAAGTAAAAACTTTGAAGAGTGGTAATAAAGGATGGCTGACATGAATATGTTTTAAGATGGGGTTAAAAATAAGTCTCAGTGGTTGGGAATGACATTACATCTTTTTGGAGAGTTAGTAAAATATTACTAATCTAAGCAATAATGCTTAATGTACTAACGTGATCAGTCAGTTCAACTAGTGACAAAGTAGTGTTCTAGCACAGAGgcctaatttatttttacttctgttgtCTGCAACAGCTAAATTTCCTGGAATGAGTCTACTACCATAGAAATATCCCTTGAGAATAgggattttatttcttagaatTGTTTCAACATAGCTTATGACAGAAATAAGGCCTAACGTGTATCAGCTGTTCTGCAGAGTTTGCCTGGCCAGTGTTACTGGTGGCCTCTACCAGAGGAATGTCAAAGACAGCTGTCAAATAAGCtaaaatttctgaatattttattgaGGATGAAATCTAGAAGTTGCAGtggttttgcaaagaaaaaaatctgtagtttTCAAGTAATATTTGTATGCATAGGAAATCATGATGATATGCAccagtatctttttttccttggttgtTTTTCCCCTCAACAGTTGATCAAGAAACTAGTGCTTTTCATTCCAGGAGAGTAAAGTATATGCAGACATTTCTAGTTGTAATACAAATTTCCTGCAAATTACATCTTTATAACAGACTCTCTAATTTTCAGTAACCTATAATCTAAGCAGTGTTTTCTTCCAGCCTCCAGTAACAAAAAACCTAGTGACTAATTGCAAACCTGTGACTGACAGAATTCGTAAGGCATACAAGGACAAAAACAAATACAGGTATGTTGTTACAGTCCTGTGAAAAGCCATGCTACATTTTATAAAGCAATAAGAAGAGgtataaatacatacatgaCCAAAGATTTTGTGTTAACACATCTTAGCTCAAGTTATTTTAACAGTGGAACTGAAGAAACATACTGATATGTACTTATGTAGTTACGTTGTGCAGaatgatgtgatttttttcatagcttctTATTTAGTAGACTAGATATTTCTGTGCTACTTATGTCATCTAGGGCCAGATCCTAATTTGTGTTGTACAAGAGTAAGCCAGACTCTCTTTAGATGGCTATAAAAATTGACTATGTGTAGTGAGCGAGGGCAGTTAAAGTAGcataaaaaagaggaaagagccTGTCCTGTACCTAGAAGTTGTAAATCTGCTTCATCCTTTCTTCTACTGAagctcaaaaaaagaaaagaaaaagcacattaGCCCAACTACCTCGTGGTTTTCCTGCAAGGAGGAGGAGTgacagggaggaagggaaggggacaAGAAAAGGGTTTCCCTCCCCTTTTGGAAAGGGCAGGACAAATGATTATTGTGACCATGGGTTTGTTTTTGAATAATTGTATTTGTGTAGATCTGCCTGACATCAGATTCTTTAgatctttcttctctgaaactTGCAAGCTAATTGCATGCCAGTGAGGCTGTTTGGTGTGGAGCTTACAGCCTTGTCTCCTGTCCATTGCCTTGCCAGCAGTgttgggcaggggagagggctggggagTCTCTGAAGTGTGCGGTTCCCCCAGGAGTGGCTACAAACTTAAATTAAACTGTAGAATGAAAGAAGGTTGCAGATGCTGTTGAGGGCAGCTTTTGGACGTTATTATATGTTCATTCATAGTACCTCAAGTTGTGCTGTAAGCTTTATAAAGAGTTCTCTTCCCAGGAGAGTTTATGCTAAAACTGGAAAGCTAACACAACAAATGAGATGATTGAAAAACATTGGGGTGGAAGCAAGGATTTGTTGTGCTtaatgatatatatatatacacattacTATAGTCAGTTTAAGATATAAGCTGCTCTTTTGTTCTGTTGAACTTCAGTATTGGATAACTATATTATTAATTTTGTGATCTTCATAAATGGAGTATGTTCTTAGGTGAGACTTCAAGGGGCAGGCAGGGTCTTTTCTTATATGAAGATAAGAAAGGTGAAAAATTTAAGTGTGGTGCCTCTAGTAAGACTGTTGAAAGACTATTTGACCCCCTTTTAAACTCAAGATAGCCTTCAGAAATTATATACTTCTGCATTCCATATACTTGTTTTGTCTGCAAGTTACTGATTAGGTGGGTGAGGatggttttatttgtatttaaggCTGCAGTTTTATATActcttctaattttattttaagatttttctgggATTGGATAATAAGAACATGCTTTCTCATGTCTGGAttgtaaattgtattttttaaaaagcatagtAAGTGTTAGGTCTGCTTTCAGACTAATGTTACTTTTATGTCAAAACTTGTAgtttacataattttattaGAATTCAGTTCTTTGGTTTATGGGTGGCTACTAATGAATACAGGAAAGTGGTTCTGTACAAGAACAttagctgaaaaatgtaaatatactATATCAAACTATATATTCCAAAGCTTACAGAAATC
This sequence is a window from Balearica regulorum gibbericeps isolate bBalReg1 chromosome 1, bBalReg1.pri, whole genome shotgun sequence. Protein-coding genes within it:
- the GNPTAB gene encoding N-acetylglucosamine-1-phosphotransferase subunits alpha/beta isoform X5, encoding MLLKLLQRQTYTCLSHRYGPCLCLGGLVLMIVSALQFGEVVLEWSRDQYHVMFDSYRDNVAGKSFQNRLCLPMPIDVVYTWVNGTDVELIKELQQVREQMEEEQKIMREILGKNATEPTKKSEKQLECLLTHCIKVPMLVLDPALPTNVTLKDLPSVHPALQAANNMFFVAKPKNPSTNVTVIVFDSPKDVEAAHSGMLKDNSKQIVWRGYLTTDKEVPGLVLMQDLAFLSGFPATFKETNQLRTKLPESLASKVKLLQLYSEASVALLQLNNPKGFQELSKQAKKNMTIDGKELTLNPAYLLWDLSSVSQSKQDEDISASRFEDNEELRYSLRSIERHAPWVRHIFIVTNGQIPSWLNLDNPRITIVTHQEIFQNVSHLPTFSSPAIESHIHRISGLSQKFIYLNDDVMFGKDVWPDDFYSHSKGQKVYLTWPVPNCAEGCPGSWIKDGYCDKACNNSACDWDGGDCIGNSGGSRYVAGGGAVGGIGNGPPWQFGAGISGVSYCNQGCANSWLADKFCDQACNVLSCGFDAGDCGQDHFEEMYKVTLQLNQTYYVIPKGECLPYFSFGEIAKKGIEGSYSDNPIIRHASVANKWKTIHLIMHSGMNATVIYFNLTFLNKNDEEFKMQVAIEADTREEPKLNTTSMQKNNSDFKTVTSVPEAEMIFEDIPEEKRFPRVRRHRNGTKEILHEEVIIPSVNVSLLPEDIQLALQNLDLKLLNGDITQKGFNLSKAALLRPFQFLTTVKSIIGLEKKGVHNHSEDQKNRTGWQKPYKDVNYGKIKTIKPNEDVPSRLKGTKGTFVTININKPLYKVKPKPTLPSQSMGNKNETREKVLNALMLRETQKSKHTGILDTGEDAQGVEGGKGRVQVDTKIREGIVGRKLQSYAGSYQGFLPWEKKKYFQDLLDEEESLLKQMSYFTDGKHFGRQLKDTFADSLRYVNKLLNSKFGFTSRKVPAHMPHMIDRTVMQELQDMFPDEFDKTSFHKVRHSEDMQFAFSYFYYLMSAVQPLNISQIFDEVDTDQSGILSDREIRTLATRIHELPLSLQDLTSLEQMLINCSKSLPANITQIHVIPPTQEAYYDPNLPPVTKNLVTNCKPVTDRIRKAYKDKNKYRFEIMGEEEIAFKMIRTNVSHVVGQLDDIRKNPRVVADVRLDPHAVLVVI